The following proteins are encoded in a genomic region of Paenibacillus sp. FSL H3-0469:
- a CDS encoding glycosyltransferase produces MDIKSPLVSIIVPSYNYEKFIVEALDSISLQTYPNLELVIVDDMSKDSSVKLISQYISQKKVKERFEGNIKFIKHNVNRGAHYSINEGIRSSEGSYISILNADDLFQENRFDTMIDEMVKRNADFSFSKIEVINGDGVLLGTSSEESSKFLAIQDSINNFPSVGWSLVPHNAAISTGNMLFTREIFEKVGGFRNLKYCHDWDFILRSLIYTEPLYIPGTQYYYRLHGNNSYLKLNDVVDKEVKTVLGSFFYKCRTKKAMNKLCPSPQNWDGLFLEQIKRMSLHHFWLFSKTPINLMYQMRQYFLDYKGR; encoded by the coding sequence ATGGATATCAAAAGTCCTTTAGTTAGTATTATTGTTCCTTCTTATAATTATGAGAAGTTTATTGTTGAAGCATTAGACTCAATTTCACTTCAAACATACCCTAATTTAGAATTAGTGATTGTTGATGATATGTCGAAAGATTCAAGTGTTAAACTGATTAGTCAATATATTTCTCAGAAAAAAGTGAAAGAAAGATTTGAGGGTAATATAAAGTTTATTAAGCATAATGTGAATCGGGGAGCTCATTATTCTATAAACGAAGGGATAAGATCGTCTGAAGGATCATATATATCTATATTGAACGCAGATGACCTCTTCCAAGAAAATAGATTCGATACTATGATTGATGAAATGGTTAAACGGAATGCTGATTTTTCTTTCTCCAAAATAGAAGTGATAAATGGGGACGGAGTTCTGTTGGGAACTTCATCTGAAGAATCCAGTAAATTTCTGGCTATTCAAGACTCGATTAATAATTTCCCCTCGGTGGGATGGTCGCTTGTTCCCCATAATGCGGCCATTTCTACTGGTAACATGCTTTTTACCCGTGAAATATTTGAGAAAGTTGGCGGCTTTAGAAATTTGAAATACTGCCATGATTGGGATTTCATCTTGAGAAGCTTGATTTATACTGAGCCATTATATATTCCTGGTACTCAATATTATTATAGACTACATGGAAATAATTCTTATCTCAAATTGAATGACGTGGTTGATAAAGAAGTGAAAACAGTATTAGGGTCATTTTTTTATAAATGTCGTACAAAAAAAGCAATGAATAAGTTATGTCCAAGCCCCCAAAATTGGGATGGTTTATTTCTAGAGCAAATTAAAAGGATGTCACTTCATCATTTTTGGCTTTTTTCGAAGACACCAATAAATTTAATGTACCAAATGAGGCAATATTTTTTGGACTATAAAGGCAGATAA
- a CDS encoding glycoside hydrolase family 99-like domain-containing protein, whose protein sequence is MKKNLRISSLYGVEGLRGSTNEHNWESQNNDPQIYFNESFSKGFYRFVWQGESKETRYIRLYKNSGDGFSQENSVLLGSINERGGQHFKVVKFEKNITQLRLDPGDSPGQFVLGDISIEKISSVSYFKLVFEGYSKLYGRDGVLKLFQKGFRKWRENGFKWIFNKAESFILNHSSDADVQYSFVPYKFIDNDVIDTQDIKSNLLYTIIIPYQSKNAEFLYRCLDSLKNQSYKNHEIILVGRKLEDLDYKFNGLNVKYVEFSSADFMDYIRAARPEISGDYVFVMEEEDFLSINSFYYSTLLIEQKNCDLLYMDEDRFIDNEHFSPFYKSDFILNDIKNKVEFIGPLLVKENIFEAYCNETLYSTFKGKIIGNSKIITHIPHILYHKRATASQWNELNQNKIKAIPFYLPQYHEIPENNEWWGEGFTEWTNVKKATPLYEGHYQPHVPAELGYYNLVEEEDINAKQIKLARENDIFGFCYYYYWFNGRRLLEKPLNILLENKELDFPFCICWANESWSRRWDGQEKELLMQQIHDEDSDKRFIEEIIPMLKDKRYICIEDEVPIILIYRAELFPDLKNTILFWKEKCRENGIKDLHVCMVQSFGQQDPEVYGCDSAVEFPPHGIYASEISSQIKGLNQEFNGNIYDYKEVVERTLQKKNSAGYNWFRGAMLSWDNTARRKSSSNIFYNSSPEEYEKWLIGLVDYTRKFNSEENQVIFINAWNEWAEGTHLEPDQKYGHAYLKATQRALNVR, encoded by the coding sequence ATGAAAAAGAATCTACGTATATCCTCATTGTATGGCGTTGAAGGTTTGCGAGGGTCAACTAATGAACATAATTGGGAGAGCCAAAATAACGACCCCCAGATATATTTTAATGAAAGCTTCTCCAAAGGATTTTACAGGTTTGTCTGGCAAGGCGAATCTAAAGAAACAAGATATATACGTCTGTATAAAAACTCTGGTGATGGTTTCAGTCAAGAAAACTCTGTTCTTTTAGGTTCAATAAATGAAAGAGGGGGTCAACATTTTAAAGTTGTGAAATTTGAAAAAAATATTACACAATTAAGACTTGATCCCGGAGATTCACCTGGTCAATTTGTGTTAGGCGATATTAGCATTGAAAAGATTTCATCTGTATCTTATTTTAAACTAGTATTTGAGGGATATTCAAAATTATATGGTAGAGATGGTGTTCTGAAATTATTTCAAAAAGGTTTTCGTAAGTGGCGTGAGAACGGTTTTAAGTGGATATTTAACAAAGCGGAGTCTTTTATTTTGAATCATTCGTCTGATGCTGATGTACAATATAGTTTTGTTCCATATAAATTTATTGATAATGATGTAATTGATACTCAGGATATTAAGAGTAATCTTCTTTACACCATCATAATCCCTTATCAAAGTAAAAATGCTGAATTTCTATATAGATGTCTGGACTCTCTAAAAAACCAGTCGTACAAAAATCATGAGATAATATTAGTCGGTAGAAAACTCGAAGATTTAGACTACAAATTCAATGGACTTAATGTAAAATATGTTGAATTTAGCAGTGCTGATTTTATGGATTATATTAGGGCTGCAAGACCAGAAATTTCTGGAGACTACGTATTTGTTATGGAAGAAGAGGATTTCTTATCAATTAATTCTTTTTATTATTCTACGCTGCTAATTGAACAGAAAAATTGTGATCTTTTATACATGGATGAAGACAGGTTCATAGATAATGAGCATTTCTCACCTTTTTACAAGAGTGACTTTATTTTAAATGACATAAAAAATAAGGTGGAGTTTATTGGACCATTACTTGTGAAAGAAAATATTTTCGAAGCCTACTGTAATGAAACTCTTTACTCTACATTTAAGGGCAAGATCATAGGTAACAGCAAGATCATAACTCATATTCCACACATTCTATATCATAAAAGAGCAACTGCATCCCAATGGAACGAACTAAATCAAAACAAGATTAAAGCGATTCCGTTCTATCTTCCTCAATATCATGAAATACCTGAAAATAATGAATGGTGGGGAGAGGGATTCACGGAATGGACAAATGTAAAAAAGGCTACGCCTTTATATGAGGGGCATTATCAACCACATGTACCAGCTGAGCTTGGGTACTACAACTTAGTTGAGGAAGAAGATATTAATGCAAAACAAATAAAGCTCGCAAGAGAAAATGACATATTTGGATTTTGCTACTACTACTATTGGTTTAATGGTAGGAGGTTGTTGGAAAAACCTCTAAATATATTACTGGAAAATAAAGAACTGGATTTTCCTTTTTGTATTTGCTGGGCTAATGAAAGTTGGTCTAGACGGTGGGATGGACAAGAAAAAGAATTGCTAATGCAACAAATCCATGATGAAGACTCAGATAAGAGATTCATAGAAGAAATTATTCCGATGTTGAAAGACAAAAGATATATATGTATTGAAGATGAAGTGCCGATAATACTTATTTATCGAGCTGAACTATTCCCGGATCTAAAGAATACAATTTTGTTTTGGAAAGAAAAATGCAGGGAAAATGGAATTAAGGATTTGCATGTTTGCATGGTACAGTCATTTGGACAGCAAGATCCTGAAGTTTATGGTTGTGATTCTGCTGTTGAATTTCCTCCACACGGAATATACGCTAGCGAGATATCAAGTCAAATTAAAGGTTTAAATCAAGAATTCAACGGAAACATATACGATTACAAGGAGGTTGTAGAACGAACTTTACAAAAGAAAAATTCTGCAGGGTACAATTGGTTTCGTGGTGCAATGTTGAGTTGGGATAATACAGCCAGGAGGAAAAGCTCGTCTAACATATTCTATAACTCTTCCCCAGAGGAATATGAGAAATGGTTGATTGGCTTAGTAGACTATACAAGGAAATTTAATAGTGAAGAAAATCAAGTGATTTTCATTAATGCATGGAATGAATGGGCAGAGGGAACACACTTAGAACCCGATCAGAAATATGGTCATGCTTATCTTAAAGCAACTCAAAGAGCATTAAATGTGCGTTAA
- a CDS encoding class I SAM-dependent methyltransferase — MDNSEDRRLNYSFYSGVDLYSDGEIEDEMLNLVKSNADLETVIATDDRWPVLYHFSNKRQNLLEWYPFEEGTEVLEIGAGCGAITGMLCDKCGYVTSVELSQKRSLINYHRNKDKRNFEIIVGNLNDITFDKQFDYITLVGVLEYAAMYTASESPYIDFLKNIKKNLKPGGTLIIAIENKFGLKYWAGSKEDHTGLLFDGLENYPSNHKIQTFSKLELINIITEAGFEKNKFYYPFPDYKFSDSIYSDERLPKIGELQNVINNYDQSRAILFNEQAVYDNILFSAKEYPFFSNSFLVFSK; from the coding sequence ATGGATAATTCTGAAGACCGGCGACTTAATTATTCGTTTTATAGTGGAGTGGATTTATACTCCGATGGAGAAATTGAAGATGAAATGCTTAATTTGGTCAAAAGTAATGCTGATTTAGAAACAGTCATTGCAACTGATGATCGATGGCCTGTACTGTATCATTTTTCTAACAAGAGACAAAACCTATTAGAGTGGTATCCGTTTGAAGAAGGAACTGAAGTTCTGGAAATTGGAGCTGGGTGTGGCGCAATTACTGGAATGTTGTGCGATAAATGTGGATATGTAACCTCTGTAGAACTTTCGCAGAAACGATCATTAATTAATTATCATCGTAATAAAGATAAGAGGAATTTCGAGATAATTGTAGGTAATTTGAATGATATTACTTTTGATAAGCAGTTTGACTATATAACTCTTGTAGGGGTGTTGGAATATGCTGCAATGTATACTGCATCCGAATCCCCTTATATTGACTTTTTGAAAAATATAAAAAAGAATTTAAAGCCGGGCGGTACTTTGATAATTGCAATTGAGAATAAGTTTGGCTTGAAGTATTGGGCGGGAAGTAAAGAGGATCATACAGGGCTTTTATTTGATGGTTTGGAAAATTATCCCTCTAATCATAAAATTCAAACCTTCTCCAAACTAGAATTAATCAATATCATTACTGAGGCTGGATTTGAAAAAAATAAATTTTACTATCCATTTCCTGACTATAAATTTTCGGACTCTATATATTCTGACGAAAGGTTGCCGAAAATTGGGGAATTGCAAAATGTAATTAATAATTACGATCAATCAAGAGCCATTCTTTTTAATGAACAAGCAGTTTATGATAATATTCTTTTCAGTGCAAAAGAATATCCTTTTTTCTCTAATTCTTTTTTGGTTTTTTCAAAATGA
- a CDS encoding ABC transporter ATP-binding protein, with amino-acid sequence MENVIEINELTKIYKLYRNPVDRLKESLSLFGKNYHKDFFALNSMTLNVQKGEALGIIGKNGSGKSTLLKIMTGVLSPTSGKLSVKGRISALLELGAGFNPDFSGLENVYLNGTMMGMSKEDVDKKVDDITAFADIGDFIHQPVKTYSSGMFVRLAFAVAINVEPEILIVDEALSVGDIFFQAKCFKKFSEFKDQGKTIIFVTHDMSSVMKYCDRVIVMNEGVIIDEGAPGPMIDIYKKILVNQYSKVESVDVKNTLVENQWKKGININPSFSDYGNNKAQIIDFGVFDHSGDLTNVIMKGKEFKLKIKVRFNEDIVDPIFAFSIKDIRGTEITGTNTMLESINTGLIKKDDIYMIEFSQNIALQGGDYLISFGCTGYEGNEFVVYNRLYDIFSIHVIANKNSVGFFDMDSNIKVLKSEGTVLNG; translated from the coding sequence ATGGAGAATGTAATTGAAATAAATGAGCTTACAAAGATATACAAATTATATAGAAACCCTGTAGATAGATTGAAAGAATCTTTAAGTTTATTTGGTAAAAATTATCACAAGGATTTTTTTGCTCTGAATAGTATGACGTTAAATGTTCAAAAAGGAGAAGCTTTAGGTATTATTGGAAAAAACGGCTCTGGTAAATCTACGCTTCTAAAGATAATGACAGGAGTATTGTCACCAACTTCTGGTAAGTTATCTGTTAAAGGGAGAATATCTGCGCTATTAGAACTAGGGGCAGGATTTAATCCTGACTTCTCTGGTCTGGAAAATGTTTATCTAAATGGCACGATGATGGGGATGAGCAAGGAAGATGTTGATAAGAAGGTTGACGATATTACTGCCTTTGCAGATATTGGTGACTTTATTCATCAACCGGTGAAAACATATTCGAGTGGTATGTTTGTTAGATTAGCCTTTGCTGTAGCGATTAATGTTGAACCTGAGATACTTATTGTTGATGAAGCCTTATCAGTAGGTGATATATTCTTCCAAGCAAAGTGTTTTAAAAAATTCAGTGAATTTAAGGATCAAGGTAAGACGATAATATTTGTTACTCATGATATGAGCAGCGTAATGAAATATTGTGACAGGGTCATTGTTATGAATGAGGGCGTCATCATTGATGAAGGGGCGCCTGGTCCTATGATTGACATTTATAAAAAAATATTGGTTAATCAATATTCTAAAGTGGAAAGCGTAGATGTTAAAAACACATTAGTTGAAAATCAGTGGAAAAAAGGGATTAATATTAATCCTTCCTTTAGTGATTATGGAAATAATAAAGCGCAAATTATTGACTTTGGAGTTTTTGATCATTCGGGAGATTTGACGAATGTTATTATGAAGGGAAAAGAGTTTAAACTGAAAATCAAAGTGCGTTTCAATGAGGATATAGTAGATCCCATTTTTGCTTTTAGTATCAAGGATATTCGTGGTACCGAAATAACTGGAACGAATACGATGCTGGAATCAATTAATACCGGATTAATCAAGAAAGATGATATATACATGATTGAATTTTCTCAGAACATTGCTTTGCAGGGTGGGGATTATCTTATATCTTTTGGTTGCACGGGATATGAGGGTAATGAGTTTGTTGTATACAATCGGCTATACGATATTTTTAGCATTCATGTAATTGCAAATAAGAACAGCGTTGGTTTTTTTGATATGGACTCGAATATAAAAGTTTTGAAAAGCGAAGGGACTGTACTAAATGGATAA
- a CDS encoding ABC transporter permease, which produces MLNLRFSQETSARNNLIYSLAKNDFKKKFKGSYFGVFWAFANPLITILLYWFVFQVGFRSGITTSGAPFVVWLICGMIPWFYFAEAFANATLSFTEYSFLVKKVVFKISILPIVKIVSSFFIHLFFLLFLFLILIFYGIYPDIYWIQVIYYIAGMIILLIGVSFITSSIVPFFRDMNQIVSIIVQIGFWLTPIVWSLDITPPKYQFLFKLNPFYYIAEGYRDCFLNKMWFWEKPFETLYFWIVAFSLLLVGGLLYKKLKPHFADVL; this is translated from the coding sequence TTGCTAAATTTACGCTTCTCACAAGAAACTAGTGCCAGAAACAACCTAATATATAGTCTGGCAAAAAATGATTTTAAAAAGAAGTTTAAAGGATCATATTTTGGAGTTTTTTGGGCTTTTGCAAATCCTCTCATTACTATTTTGCTATACTGGTTTGTTTTTCAGGTAGGGTTTCGCTCAGGAATTACAACCAGTGGTGCGCCATTCGTAGTTTGGTTAATCTGTGGAATGATACCTTGGTTTTATTTTGCTGAGGCTTTTGCGAATGCAACTTTAAGTTTTACTGAGTATAGTTTCTTAGTTAAGAAGGTTGTTTTTAAAATTAGTATTCTTCCTATTGTTAAAATAGTCTCTTCATTCTTTATTCACTTATTTTTTCTTTTATTTTTATTTTTAATATTAATATTTTATGGGATATATCCTGATATTTATTGGATTCAAGTTATCTATTACATAGCAGGAATGATAATCTTGCTGATTGGTGTTAGTTTTATTACTTCATCCATTGTTCCGTTCTTTAGAGATATGAATCAAATTGTATCCATAATTGTCCAAATTGGATTTTGGCTAACTCCCATTGTATGGTCTTTAGATATTACACCTCCCAAATATCAATTTTTATTTAAATTGAATCCTTTTTATTATATTGCAGAAGGCTATCGAGATTGTTTCCTCAACAAGATGTGGTTTTGGGAGAAACCGTTTGAAACTTTATATTTTTGGATTGTTGCTTTCAGTTTGTTATTAGTTGGTGGTTTACTCTATAAAAAATTAAAACCTCACTTTGCAGATGTGCTTTAG
- a CDS encoding O-antigen ligase family protein, with the protein MSKPVYGKNAVQSRNVEKISSYIWALAIGFIVFLVWAPFQVGLFNGQQIDFEKPIYLSSLLSSLLLLVWIGLYFTKFRLEGQRDALAVASLLLPATYALSLIGAASHYMAMNLLFVQSMYVAVFIIALYLLQQKQLNVVIQNAILAIAYFIVGFGLLNWLGSWKFAGGLIGWFSNTVRDSKYLDAVMTDSNGLRLTSIFQYANTYAAFLMAFLFVAVYSLVRSKKWYGTLTHSFMLVPIIVSLLLTLSRGGLVMLPVVFILLLLFLKPAQQILWIIHLALSGLAALLVTNPLTTLGTELNTTYTSSAALKAWAYLIGASAVVAALGWLIQRYVAPWLHGKLGSSGTRKFTGLWIPLGSVVAVAIVAFLLIGTSVRSVLPDNIETRLENINFKQHSVLERFTFYKDAMKVVKDYPILGSGGGGWASLYEEYQNNPYISRQVHNFFLQYLIEVGIVGFIIFMGFIGFIFYKYIRAYLKRDKDEFHNGFFFYIIAMSILVHSLLDFNMSYAFMGILVFIGLAGMGAEMDNKPLRQSWNKVEIRMGYMAVLTIGTIFLLFLSINYIGSSNAALKGKNLVSVSTSYEEIKTPLVKALDARPYHPEAALYLSTLDMQVFKQTQDEQYLAEASNVLTRALKDEPYNKNLLAQLGSYYDLKGQPDMALAVYSDNAYKFNWDITWYESLINRAQTLAAAANEQKDEAKKQEYLTAGLDAYKHVVNGVEHLKTLPPEQLQGRPFSVTPAIALNVGKLQVISGQNDVAAATLKLGLSDDYSDPTNREIARWYLAALKKAGTAVDQPVYDKLVAADPAEAAAIEAVVKTQY; encoded by the coding sequence GTGTCGAAACCAGTATACGGTAAAAATGCGGTTCAGTCGAGAAATGTTGAAAAGATATCCAGTTACATATGGGCGTTAGCGATAGGGTTCATTGTTTTTTTGGTCTGGGCTCCGTTTCAAGTGGGATTATTTAATGGGCAGCAGATTGATTTTGAGAAGCCGATCTATCTGTCTTCACTCCTCAGCAGCCTGTTGCTGCTGGTGTGGATAGGCTTGTACTTCACCAAGTTCAGGCTGGAAGGACAGCGTGATGCGCTGGCTGTGGCTTCGCTGCTGTTGCCTGCTACCTACGCGTTGTCGCTTATTGGCGCTGCTTCGCATTATATGGCGATGAATCTGCTGTTTGTGCAGAGCATGTATGTCGCAGTATTCATTATAGCGTTATATTTGCTCCAACAAAAGCAACTAAATGTTGTCATTCAAAATGCTATTCTGGCGATTGCTTATTTCATCGTCGGTTTCGGTCTGCTGAACTGGCTTGGCAGCTGGAAATTTGCCGGGGGGCTGATAGGTTGGTTCTCCAATACAGTGCGGGATAGTAAATACTTGGATGCGGTCATGACGGACTCTAACGGTCTGCGTTTGACTTCCATTTTCCAGTATGCTAATACTTATGCCGCCTTCCTCATGGCCTTCCTGTTCGTGGCGGTGTATTCCCTTGTCCGCTCCAAAAAGTGGTACGGCACGCTGACGCACAGCTTCATGCTGGTGCCTATCATTGTATCTCTGCTGCTGACCTTGTCCCGTGGGGGACTTGTCATGCTGCCTGTAGTGTTCATCCTGCTCCTGTTGTTCCTGAAGCCAGCGCAGCAGATTCTCTGGATTATTCATCTTGCGCTTTCTGGCCTTGCGGCTCTGCTGGTCACTAACCCGCTGACTACACTTGGAACAGAGTTAAATACTACTTACACCTCATCAGCAGCACTTAAGGCTTGGGCCTATCTGATCGGAGCCTCGGCAGTAGTGGCCGCTCTGGGATGGTTGATTCAACGTTATGTTGCACCTTGGCTGCATGGGAAGCTAGGGAGCTCGGGCACCCGTAAATTCACAGGACTATGGATTCCTCTCGGCTCAGTTGTAGCTGTGGCTATCGTTGCTTTCCTGCTGATTGGGACTAGCGTCCGCAGTGTATTGCCGGATAACATCGAGACACGGCTGGAGAACATTAACTTTAAACAGCATAGTGTACTCGAACGTTTCACTTTCTACAAGGATGCCATGAAGGTAGTGAAGGACTATCCGATTCTCGGATCAGGCGGCGGCGGTTGGGCTTCCTTATATGAAGAGTACCAGAACAATCCTTATATAAGCCGTCAGGTTCATAACTTCTTCTTGCAGTATTTGATCGAAGTCGGGATTGTCGGGTTCATTATATTTATGGGCTTTATCGGATTTATTTTCTACAAATACATCCGTGCCTACCTGAAGCGTGACAAGGATGAATTCCATAATGGGTTCTTCTTCTACATTATTGCGATGTCTATCCTTGTACACAGTCTGCTGGACTTTAATATGAGTTACGCGTTCATGGGTATTCTGGTGTTCATCGGTTTGGCTGGTATGGGCGCTGAAATGGATAACAAACCGCTCCGTCAGAGCTGGAATAAAGTCGAAATTCGGATGGGATACATGGCTGTACTGACCATCGGGACGATATTCCTGCTGTTCCTGTCGATCAACTACATCGGGTCAAGTAATGCGGCGCTCAAAGGAAAAAACTTAGTTTCGGTAAGTACTTCCTATGAGGAGATCAAAACACCTCTAGTTAAAGCATTAGATGCCCGTCCATACCATCCGGAAGCAGCATTATACCTATCTACTCTTGACATGCAGGTATTCAAGCAAACCCAAGACGAACAGTATCTGGCTGAAGCGTCTAATGTGTTAACGCGCGCTTTGAAAGACGAGCCTTACAACAAAAATCTTTTGGCTCAATTGGGCAGTTATTACGATCTGAAGGGTCAACCTGATATGGCACTGGCAGTATACAGTGACAATGCCTACAAGTTCAACTGGGATATCACGTGGTATGAGTCATTGATTAACCGTGCTCAGACGCTTGCTGCGGCAGCTAATGAGCAGAAGGATGAGGCCAAGAAACAGGAATACCTCACCGCTGGACTGGATGCGTACAAGCATGTTGTGAATGGTGTGGAGCATCTGAAAACTTTACCGCCAGAGCAGTTGCAGGGCCGTCCGTTCTCGGTTACTCCTGCTATTGCACTAAATGTGGGTAAGTTACAGGTTATCTCAGGACAAAATGATGTGGCTGCTGCAACGTTGAAGCTTGGTTTAAGTGACGATTACAGTGATCCTACTAACCGCGAGATAGCACGCTGGTACTTGGCAGCACTGAAGAAAGCAGGAACAGCAGTTGATCAGCCAGTCTATGACAAGCTGGTTGCCGCAGATCCGGCCGAAGCCGCAGCCATTGAGGCTGTTGTGAAGACACAGTACTGA
- the galU gene encoding UTP--glucose-1-phosphate uridylyltransferase GalU produces the protein MKIRKAIIPAAGLGTRFLPATKAMPKEMLPIVDKPTIQYIVEEAVASGIEDIIIVTGKGKRAIEDHFDNSFELEFNLAEKQKWELLESVRKSSEMADIHYIRQKEPRGLGHAIWCARKFIGNEPFAVLLGDDIVESNKPCLKQMIDVYDQYRSSIVGVQQVPWEEVSRYGVVDGSELAERVYKANRLVEKPKREDAPSNLAILGRYILTPRIFDMLGEQQVGVGGEIQLTDAISRLSEVERIIAYDFEGRRHDVGEKMGFIQTSIHYALQHEELKEGLLEYLKQVIENEERLFSR, from the coding sequence ATGAAGATCCGTAAAGCGATTATTCCCGCTGCCGGTCTGGGAACCCGCTTCCTGCCTGCGACCAAAGCGATGCCCAAAGAAATGCTGCCCATCGTAGACAAACCCACGATTCAATATATTGTTGAGGAGGCGGTTGCTTCTGGGATTGAAGATATTATTATTGTGACGGGTAAAGGCAAGCGTGCGATCGAAGACCATTTCGACAATTCATTTGAACTGGAATTCAATTTGGCTGAAAAGCAGAAGTGGGAGCTGCTGGAGTCAGTACGCAAATCGTCAGAAATGGCCGACATTCATTACATCCGCCAAAAAGAGCCCCGTGGCCTCGGACATGCCATCTGGTGTGCGCGGAAATTCATCGGCAACGAGCCGTTTGCGGTTCTGCTGGGAGACGACATCGTGGAGTCGAACAAGCCTTGTTTGAAGCAGATGATTGATGTGTACGATCAATATAGATCCTCCATTGTGGGTGTCCAACAGGTGCCTTGGGAAGAAGTTTCCCGCTACGGGGTGGTAGACGGATCTGAATTAGCAGAACGTGTCTATAAAGCCAACCGGCTTGTAGAAAAGCCGAAGCGTGAGGATGCCCCATCTAACCTAGCGATCCTTGGGCGTTATATCCTGACTCCGCGTATCTTCGATATGCTGGGTGAGCAGCAGGTTGGGGTAGGCGGCGAGATTCAGCTTACAGATGCGATTTCCCGTTTAAGTGAAGTGGAACGGATTATAGCTTATGATTTCGAAGGCAGACGGCATGACGTCGGTGAGAAGATGGGTTTTATCCAGACAAGCATTCACTACGCACTTCAGCATGAAGAGCTTAAGGAAGGGCTGTTGGAGTATTTGAAGCAGGTTATCGAGAACGAGGAGAGACTGTTTAGCAGGTAA